The proteins below come from a single Argentina anserina chromosome 1, drPotAnse1.1, whole genome shotgun sequence genomic window:
- the LOC126788849 gene encoding binding partner of ACD11 1 encodes MQELQTRTVQVKQLSDLASEREIHEFFSFSGEIERIQIQRESSQSKTAFVTFKDAKALEIALLLSGATMVDQIVTISPVENYIPINETPEVRMVETAVCAYPAESVSPNAEDKTSSPNNGRVYVNRAQDVVSTMFAKGSAIGQDAVNKAKAFDEKHRLTASASEKVTSFDRRVGLTEKLTVGLSVVNEKVKSVDQRLQVSDKTMAAIFAAERKLNDTGSAVKTSRYVTAGAAWFNGAFSKVAKAGQVAGTKTREKFHMAVSNLTAKDPIAA; translated from the exons ATGCAGGAGCTTCAG ACGAGAACTGTGCAAGTAAAGCAACTGTCAGATCTAGCCAGCGAGCGAGAGATTCACGAGTTCTTTTCCTTCTCTGGCGAGATCGAACGCATTCAGATCCAACG TGAGTCTTCGCAATCAAAGACTGCATTTGTTACTTTCAAGGATGCCAAAGCTCTTGAAATCGCGCTCTTGTTATCG GGAGCAACAATGGTTGATCAGATTGTGACTATATCTCCTGTTGAAAATTATATACCAATTAATGAGACACCT GAAGTAAGAATGGTGGAAACTGCTGTTTGTGCTTACCCTGCTGAAAGTGTTTCACCTAATGCTGAG GATAAAACTAGCTCTCCTAACAATGGAAGGGTGTATGTAAATAGAGCTCAAGATGTAGTGTCTACTATGTTTGCTAAAGGTTCAGCTATTGGACAAGATGCCGTAAACAAGGCTAAAGCATTTGATGAAAAGCATCGGTTGACAGCAAGTGCATCTGAGAAAGTGACTTCCTTTGACAGGAGAGTGGGGCTCACTGAGAAATTGACAGTAGGCCTTTCGGTGGTTAATGAGAAAGTGAAATCTGTTGATCAAAGGCTTCAGGTCTCAGATAAAACAATGGCAGCTATATTTGCAGCAGAAAGAAAACTAAATGATACAGGATCAGCTGTAAAAACAAGCAG GTATGTGACTGCCGGAGCAGCTTGGTTCAATGGTGCTTTTAGCAAGGTGGCAAAGGCAGGGCAAGTTGCGGGTACGAAAACCAGagaaaagttccatatggCTGTGTCAAACTTAACAGCAAAG GACCCAATAGCTGCATGA